Proteins encoded by one window of Cyanobium sp. NS01:
- a CDS encoding DUF2301 domain-containing membrane protein — protein sequence MTDSAIDPTRPSAAEPVFQGVYGPFTITAEDRREVLGYRLSLLLVALAQIALLAQWRWLGDGWLWPWLLPMAAGLGLALRWIHIYLRPLHQALRAFWLLGCGGFLALAIQAGPVAMATALQADGRWIWAVGPFFAALAGIGFKEFFCFQRPEAIGVTLLLPLALLGQLSGLLSPTASGSLLAVEAALLLVLCLRKFPMPAAADVGDKSVFAALQDRRQGAGA from the coding sequence ATGACGGACTCAGCCATTGATCCCACCAGGCCTTCCGCAGCGGAGCCGGTGTTCCAGGGCGTCTATGGCCCGTTCACGATCACGGCCGAGGACCGCCGCGAGGTGCTGGGCTACCGGCTCAGCCTGCTGCTGGTGGCCCTGGCTCAGATCGCCCTGCTGGCCCAGTGGCGCTGGCTGGGGGATGGCTGGCTCTGGCCCTGGCTGCTGCCGATGGCAGCGGGCCTGGGGCTGGCCCTGCGCTGGATTCACATTTATCTCAGGCCCCTGCATCAGGCCCTGAGGGCCTTCTGGCTGCTGGGCTGCGGCGGCTTTCTGGCCCTGGCCATCCAGGCCGGTCCCGTGGCCATGGCCACGGCCCTGCAGGCCGACGGCCGCTGGATCTGGGCCGTGGGACCCTTCTTCGCGGCCCTGGCGGGGATCGGCTTCAAGGAGTTCTTCTGTTTCCAGCGGCCCGAGGCGATCGGCGTGACCCTGCTGTTGCCCCTGGCCCTGCTCGGCCAGCTCAGCGGCCTGCTATCGCCGACGGCCAGCGGCAGCCTGCTGGCCGTCGAGGCGGCGCTGCTGCTGGTGCTCTGCCTGCGCAAGTTCCCCATGCCCGCCGCAGCCGACGTGGGCGACAAGAGCGTCTTCGCCGCGCTGCAGGATCGCCGCCAGGGCGCCGGAGCCTGA
- a CDS encoding glutathione S-transferase C-terminal domain-containing protein — protein MAPAPILVRSARCAWQWQWRQLMGGLAPADAAGNYRRPEGVFTSPPPPPPDAAEPGAHVLIVGRSCPWAHRAWLVWSLRQLGGSISLQVAEPDPEAGRWRFRQPFLGCDSLQELYRLCGAPAGVRATVPVLVSPRRGEVLVGESARLIELLNRWPSPVDCDLDPAAQQELSQAWRQRLQHAVNDGVYRCGFARNQRAYDRAEAALFATLTEAEQQLGDNEATSPWLSGTQPSLADVQLFPTLIRLELVYAPLFGVSRLPLNQLPALWRWRSRFHALPGVADTCWPDAWRQDYFGALFPLHPSGIVPAGPPLATLVGDPPAPGAP, from the coding sequence ATGGCACCAGCACCGATCCTGGTGCGCAGCGCCCGCTGCGCCTGGCAGTGGCAATGGCGGCAGCTGATGGGGGGCCTGGCGCCCGCCGATGCGGCCGGCAACTACCGCCGCCCTGAGGGGGTGTTCACCTCCCCACCCCCGCCGCCGCCGGACGCCGCTGAACCCGGTGCCCATGTGCTGATCGTGGGCAGGAGCTGCCCCTGGGCGCACCGGGCCTGGCTGGTGTGGAGCCTGCGCCAGCTCGGCGGCAGCATCAGCCTGCAGGTGGCGGAGCCCGATCCGGAGGCGGGCCGCTGGCGCTTCCGGCAGCCGTTCCTGGGCTGCGACAGCCTGCAGGAGCTCTACCGCCTGTGCGGGGCCCCGGCCGGGGTGCGGGCGACGGTGCCGGTGCTGGTGTCGCCGCGGCGGGGCGAGGTGCTGGTGGGCGAGAGCGCCCGGCTGATCGAACTGCTCAACCGCTGGCCCTCCCCTGTCGACTGCGACCTCGACCCTGCCGCCCAGCAGGAGCTGAGCCAGGCCTGGCGGCAGCGGCTCCAGCACGCTGTGAACGACGGCGTCTACCGCTGCGGCTTTGCCCGCAACCAACGGGCCTACGACCGTGCCGAAGCCGCCCTGTTCGCCACCCTCACCGAGGCCGAGCAACAGCTCGGCGACAACGAGGCCACCAGCCCCTGGCTCAGCGGTACCCAGCCCAGCCTGGCCGATGTGCAGCTGTTCCCCACCCTGATCCGGCTGGAGCTGGTGTACGCCCCCCTGTTCGGGGTGAGCCGGCTGCCCCTGAACCAGCTGCCGGCGCTGTGGCGCTGGCGCTCGCGCTTCCATGCCCTGCCCGGGGTGGCGGACACCTGCTGGCCGGACGCCTGGCGGCAGGACTACTTCGGAGCCCTGTTTCCGCTGCATCCCTCGGGGATCGTCCCGGCCGGCCCGCCCCTGGCCACACTGGTGGGAGATCCACCCGCACCTGGGGCGCCATGA
- a CDS encoding aspartoacylase — translation MQERSGQAAGVLVVAGTHGNERNAPWLLEHWQQRPETLASAGLPLHLVLGNPAAYACNRRYLERDLNRCFREALLQDPAEQGLDVRRARELIASHGPKGTAPCGAVIDLHSTTSAMGNCLVVYGRRPADLALAAGIQGRLGLPIYLHEGDASQTGFLLEQWPCGVVIEVGPVPQGVLQARICRQTQLGLEAALAVLAAARAGTLRLPPELVVHCHLGSLDVPRRADGSPRACIHPALQSRDWVPLHDGDPLFLDADGTVLRFEAEQSGEPPVAVFINEAAYGEKGIALSLTRRQLWSVEESWGQALAQVAAGLGLS, via the coding sequence GTGCAGGAGCGTTCAGGTCAGGCCGCCGGCGTGCTGGTGGTGGCGGGCACCCATGGCAATGAGCGCAATGCCCCCTGGCTGCTGGAGCACTGGCAGCAGCGCCCCGAAACCCTCGCCTCCGCAGGACTGCCCCTGCACCTGGTGCTCGGCAACCCCGCCGCCTACGCTTGCAACCGCCGCTATCTGGAGCGCGACCTGAACCGCTGTTTCCGTGAGGCCTTGCTGCAGGACCCCGCCGAGCAGGGCCTCGACGTGCGCCGCGCCCGCGAGCTGATCGCCAGCCATGGCCCCAAGGGCACCGCGCCCTGTGGGGCGGTGATCGATCTGCACAGCACCACCAGCGCCATGGGCAACTGCCTGGTGGTCTACGGCCGGCGCCCCGCCGATCTGGCCCTGGCCGCCGGCATCCAGGGCCGTCTGGGCCTGCCGATCTACCTGCATGAGGGGGATGCCAGCCAGACGGGCTTTCTGCTGGAGCAGTGGCCCTGTGGGGTGGTGATCGAGGTGGGCCCCGTGCCTCAGGGGGTGCTCCAGGCCCGGATCTGCCGGCAGACCCAGCTGGGGCTGGAGGCGGCCCTGGCGGTGCTGGCGGCCGCCCGGGCCGGCACGCTGCGGCTGCCCCCCGAGTTGGTGGTGCACTGCCATCTGGGCAGCCTCGATGTGCCCCGCCGCGCCGATGGGTCGCCCCGGGCCTGCATTCACCCGGCGCTGCAGTCGCGCGACTGGGTGCCGCTGCACGACGGCGATCCCCTCTTCCTCGATGCCGATGGCACGGTGCTGCGCTTTGAGGCCGAGCAGAGCGGCGAGCCGCCGGTGGCGGTGTTCATCAATGAGGCCGCCTATGGCGAGAAGGGCATTGCCCTGAGCCTCACCCGGCGGCAGCTCTGGAGTGTCGAGGAGTCCTGGGGGCAGGCCCTGGCGCAGGTGGCCGCTGGGCTGGGTTTGAGCTGA
- the psbA gene encoding photosystem II q(b) protein yields the protein MTTTLQQRSGASSWAQFCEWVTSTNNRLYVGWFGVLMIPTLLAATICYIVAFIAAPPVDIDGIREPVAGSLIYGNNIISGAVVPSSNAIGLHFYPIWEAASLDEWLYNGGPYQLVVFHFLIGIFCYMGREWELSYRLGMRPWICVAYSAPVAAASAVFLVYPFGQGSFSDGMPLGISGTFNFMLVFQAEHNILMHPFHMLGVAGVFGGSLFSAMHGSLVTSSLVRETTESESQNYGYKFGQEEETYNIVAAHGYFGRLIFQYASFNNSRSLHFFLAAWPVIGIWFTALGVSTMAFNLNGFNFNQSILDGQGRVVNTWADVLNRANLGMEVMHERNAHNFPLDLAAAEATPVALTAPAIG from the coding sequence ATGACCACCACTCTCCAGCAGCGCTCCGGCGCCTCCAGCTGGGCGCAGTTCTGCGAGTGGGTCACCTCCACCAACAACCGCCTCTACGTGGGCTGGTTCGGCGTGCTGATGATCCCCACCCTGCTGGCTGCGACCATCTGCTACATCGTGGCCTTCATCGCCGCTCCCCCTGTCGACATCGACGGCATCCGTGAGCCGGTCGCTGGTTCGCTGATCTACGGCAACAACATCATCTCCGGTGCTGTTGTGCCCTCCAGCAACGCCATCGGCCTGCACTTCTATCCCATCTGGGAAGCTGCCAGCCTCGACGAGTGGCTCTACAACGGCGGTCCTTACCAGCTGGTTGTCTTCCACTTCCTGATCGGCATCTTCTGCTACATGGGCCGCGAGTGGGAACTCTCCTACCGCCTCGGCATGCGCCCCTGGATCTGCGTCGCCTACAGCGCCCCCGTGGCTGCTGCTTCGGCTGTGTTCCTGGTGTACCCCTTCGGTCAGGGCTCCTTCTCCGACGGCATGCCCCTCGGCATCAGCGGCACCTTCAACTTCATGCTGGTGTTCCAGGCTGAGCACAACATCCTGATGCACCCCTTCCACATGCTGGGTGTGGCCGGTGTGTTCGGTGGCTCGCTGTTCTCCGCCATGCACGGCTCACTGGTGACCTCCTCGCTGGTGCGTGAAACCACCGAGAGCGAGAGCCAGAACTACGGCTACAAGTTCGGCCAAGAGGAAGAGACCTACAACATCGTGGCTGCCCACGGTTACTTCGGTCGCCTGATCTTCCAATACGCCAGCTTCAACAACAGCCGCAGCCTGCACTTCTTCCTGGCTGCCTGGCCGGTGATCGGCATCTGGTTCACCGCCCTGGGCGTGAGCACGATGGCCTTCAACCTGAACGGTTTCAACTTCAACCAGTCGATCCTCGACGGCCAGGGCCGTGTGGTGAACACCTGGGCCGACGTGCTGAACCGCGCCAACCTGGGTATGGAAGTGATGCACGAGCGCAACGCTCACAACTTCCCCCTCGACCTGGCGGCTGCTGAAGCCACCCCCGTGGCTCTGACCGCCCCTGCGATCGGCTGA
- a CDS encoding cupin domain-containing protein — MHSDPEIAALVEQLQLQAHPEGGWYRELHRSSLAVRRPDGARRCAFTQILFLLAAGGVSRWHRVRQAEESWQHLGGDPLDLWQMRPTGGQASVSSLTALARPGATSPQASPPNPVTVVPADWWQAACSCGGWSLVVCTVSPGFEFDDFELLAESPERIDLPAECARFL; from the coding sequence ATGCATTCAGACCCTGAGATCGCTGCCCTGGTGGAGCAGCTCCAGCTCCAGGCCCACCCGGAGGGGGGCTGGTATCGCGAACTGCACCGCAGCAGCCTGGCGGTGAGGCGGCCCGATGGAGCCAGGCGCTGCGCCTTCACTCAGATCCTGTTTCTGCTCGCTGCAGGCGGGGTCAGCCGCTGGCACCGTGTCAGGCAGGCGGAAGAGTCGTGGCAGCATCTCGGCGGCGACCCCCTCGATCTCTGGCAGATGCGGCCCACGGGGGGACAAGCCAGCGTGTCGAGCCTCACGGCCCTGGCCCGGCCTGGCGCCACGAGCCCGCAAGCCAGCCCGCCCAACCCCGTGACTGTCGTGCCGGCCGACTGGTGGCAGGCCGCCTGCAGTTGCGGGGGCTGGAGCCTGGTGGTCTGCACCGTGAGCCCCGGTTTCGAGTTCGACGACTTCGAACTCCTTGCCGAGAGTCCGGAGCGCATCGACCTGCCCGCTGAGTGCGCCAGGTTTCTGTGA
- a CDS encoding high light inducible protein: MDDTTTRFGFSAFAETWNGRLAMLGFVIGLGTELLTGQGILSQIGLG, translated from the coding sequence ATGGACGACACCACCACACGCTTTGGCTTCAGCGCCTTCGCAGAGACCTGGAACGGCCGCCTGGCCATGCTCGGCTTCGTGATCGGCCTCGGCACCGAGCTGCTCACCGGCCAGGGCATCCTTTCCCAGATCGGTCTGGGTTGA
- a CDS encoding photosystem II assembly family protein — protein MQELRTPWRGLRRALWLALAASGAVGLATMAMRGASGAEVASADLLIQISALVLFGGLLWFDRNRTVAADPD, from the coding sequence ATGCAGGAACTGCGCACCCCCTGGCGCGGCCTACGCCGTGCCCTGTGGCTGGCTCTGGCGGCCTCCGGCGCCGTGGGGCTGGCCACGATGGCGATGCGCGGGGCCTCTGGAGCCGAGGTGGCCTCAGCTGACCTGCTCATCCAGATCAGTGCTCTCGTCCTGTTCGGGGGATTGCTCTGGTTCGATCGCAACCGCACTGTTGCCGCCGATCCCGACTGA
- a CDS encoding low-complexity tail membrane protein — protein MTPRSEPLLWLQLIALGAIPLELVLLLLLLAGADPGPAPALERLLIWGLGVLAPSLLLWRQPADCCSLLLVQVPPGGRSPLQSRLAALQDALPARLLCALGALGLLPLLWTLDARAAAVSGFSPLAQSNRLVVLLLSVPLLAVLLWQWHQLTQGFWLLSRSKEQLEQAVPLSAAELAQRRLSLGLPLLLLGPLVSVGIGGNSAVAIEPEQSPEQDESTDLDEQVS, from the coding sequence TTGACCCCCCGCAGCGAGCCCCTGCTCTGGCTTCAGCTCATCGCCCTGGGGGCCATCCCCCTGGAGCTGGTGCTGCTGCTCCTGCTACTGGCTGGGGCCGACCCGGGGCCGGCTCCAGCCCTGGAGCGTCTTCTGATCTGGGGTCTTGGCGTTCTGGCCCCGTCACTGCTGCTCTGGCGGCAGCCGGCCGACTGCTGTTCGCTGTTGCTGGTTCAGGTGCCGCCGGGGGGACGCAGCCCGCTGCAGAGCCGGCTCGCTGCCCTGCAGGACGCTCTGCCGGCCAGGCTGCTCTGTGCTCTGGGTGCCCTGGGGCTGCTGCCCCTGCTCTGGACACTGGACGCAAGGGCCGCTGCCGTCTCGGGCTTCTCTCCCCTGGCCCAGAGCAACCGCCTGGTGGTGCTGCTGCTGAGCGTCCCGCTGCTGGCGGTACTGCTCTGGCAGTGGCACCAGCTGACCCAGGGCTTCTGGCTGCTGAGCCGCAGCAAGGAGCAACTGGAGCAGGCGGTGCCGCTCAGCGCCGCGGAGCTGGCGCAACGACGCCTCTCTCTGGGCTTGCCCCTGCTGCTGCTGGGCCCGCTGGTTTCAGTCGGGATCGGCGGCAACAGTGCGGTTGCGATCGAACCAGAGCAATCCCCCGAACAGGACGAGAGCACTGATCTGGATGAGCAGGTCAGCTGA
- the infB gene encoding translation initiation factor IF-2: protein MTSSGKVRIYELSRDLGLENKDVLDAAEKLGVAAKSHSSSISDGEASQIRRLIQQGTNGAPQPAAAAAPRPGKAILAVQKAAPAAPARPATPAAAAPSRAAAAPARPAVPAKPPASPKPPGAESRQPRPTLQKPAVTADTRPVVKPAAPPSATGSTDKAPLKPVVKPAAMPAGSKAQPAQPAQPAQPAQPAQPARPAAAPLRPAAAKPAANPSRPAAAPGRPGTPARPPVVIASRPARPSTPAPSRKQEAPARPSSGRPQLVGRPISPTAGSSRPPGPGTRPSPPGSRTPQGQRPAPPQRAGAPAPIRPGQGGGGGRPAPTPLELVGKPIRRDSSGPAGPRVAGPGRPGMPAGMRKPVAPGELMQLQKPGGRTPAPPPRRPGDRPADSGTGSGNTPDLVRPNAAPAAAPRRPGFRAPVPAGRPRRPDWDDSAKLEALRSRAPQRQRPKVHIIGDNDDALTAETGGYAGEQEAVVLQASLARPSKARVRTAAAPRPTVAARKRKKETTRQRQRRRAMELRASREAKQQRPEMLIVPEGNLTVQELAEKLGLESSEIIKSLFFKGIIATVTQSLDLSTIEAVSEEFGVPVLQDDAEEAAAKTVEMIEASDLEHLIRRPPVVTVMGHVDHGKTSLLDAIRKTRVAAGEAGGITQHIGAYQVEIEHEGEPRKLTFLDTPGHEAFTAMRARGTKVTDVAVLVVAADDGVRPQTLEAISHARAAKVPIVVAINKIDKEGASPERVKQELSGLELVAEDWGGNVVMVPVSAIKGENVDKLLEMILLQSEVEDLQANPDRRAKGTVIEAHLDKAKGPVATLLVQNGTLRPGNVLAAGPILGKVRAMVDDTGKRVKEAGPSYAVEALGFSEVPTAGDEFEVFADEKSARAVVGDRANEARATRLAQQMASRRVSLASMSGQASEGELKELNLILKADVQGSVEAILGSLEQLPQGEVQVRVLLSAPGEITETDVDLAAASGAVIVGFNTSMAPGAKRSADATGVDVRDYDVIYKLLEDIQLAMEGLLEPELVEEALGEAEVRAVFTIGKSAVAGCYVTTGKLQRNCKIRVRRGREVAYEGDLDSLRRNKDDVKEVATGFECGIGCDRFTGWQEGDRVEAYKLVTQRRTLST, encoded by the coding sequence ATGACCAGCAGCGGCAAAGTCAGAATCTATGAGCTTTCCCGGGACCTGGGCCTGGAGAACAAGGACGTGCTGGATGCTGCCGAGAAGCTGGGGGTGGCGGCCAAGAGCCACAGCAGTTCGATCAGTGACGGCGAAGCCAGCCAGATTCGCCGGCTGATCCAGCAGGGCACCAACGGTGCTCCCCAGCCAGCCGCGGCAGCTGCCCCACGACCCGGCAAGGCCATCCTCGCTGTGCAGAAGGCGGCACCAGCCGCTCCTGCACGCCCGGCGACTCCCGCTGCAGCGGCGCCCAGTCGTGCCGCGGCAGCACCGGCCCGGCCCGCAGTTCCTGCCAAGCCGCCCGCCTCGCCGAAGCCACCTGGCGCCGAGTCCCGCCAGCCCCGGCCCACCCTGCAGAAGCCCGCCGTGACAGCGGACACCAGGCCAGTGGTGAAGCCCGCCGCCCCGCCTTCCGCCACCGGCTCAACCGACAAGGCCCCGCTCAAGCCGGTGGTCAAGCCGGCAGCCATGCCCGCTGGGTCCAAGGCTCAACCCGCTCAACCCGCTCAACCCGCCCAACCCGCCCAGCCCGCCCAGCCCGCCCGCCCGGCGGCCGCGCCGCTCCGGCCTGCCGCCGCCAAGCCGGCAGCCAATCCATCTCGACCGGCGGCCGCTCCAGGTCGGCCGGGTACGCCGGCTCGACCACCTGTGGTGATTGCCTCACGGCCGGCCCGGCCGAGCACCCCAGCCCCCAGCCGCAAGCAGGAAGCTCCTGCCCGTCCAAGCAGCGGCAGACCTCAGCTGGTCGGCAGGCCCATCAGTCCCACGGCCGGCAGCAGCAGGCCGCCGGGTCCGGGCACGCGACCCTCCCCTCCAGGCAGCAGGACGCCCCAGGGCCAACGCCCCGCCCCACCCCAGCGGGCCGGCGCGCCGGCCCCGATCCGCCCCGGCCAGGGCGGCGGTGGCGGGCGTCCCGCCCCCACCCCGCTGGAACTGGTGGGCAAGCCCATCCGCCGCGACAGCAGCGGGCCCGCTGGCCCCAGGGTCGCCGGTCCCGGCCGTCCCGGCATGCCGGCCGGCATGCGCAAGCCCGTGGCCCCAGGCGAGCTGATGCAGCTCCAGAAGCCCGGTGGACGCACCCCGGCTCCGCCACCGCGCCGCCCCGGGGATCGCCCCGCGGACAGCGGCACTGGCAGCGGCAACACCCCCGATCTGGTCCGCCCGAACGCCGCGCCGGCGGCAGCCCCGCGCCGCCCGGGCTTTCGCGCCCCCGTGCCCGCCGGGCGCCCGCGGCGTCCCGACTGGGATGACAGCGCCAAGCTCGAGGCCCTGCGCAGTCGTGCACCCCAGCGGCAACGGCCCAAAGTCCACATCATTGGCGACAACGACGACGCCCTCACGGCCGAAACCGGCGGCTACGCCGGTGAACAGGAGGCGGTGGTGCTGCAGGCCAGCCTGGCCCGCCCCTCCAAGGCCAGAGTGCGCACCGCAGCCGCGCCCAGGCCCACGGTGGCGGCGCGCAAGCGCAAGAAGGAAACCACCCGTCAACGCCAGCGACGCCGTGCCATGGAACTGCGCGCTTCCCGCGAGGCCAAGCAGCAGCGGCCCGAGATGCTGATCGTGCCGGAGGGCAACCTCACGGTGCAGGAACTGGCTGAAAAACTCGGTCTTGAGAGCTCCGAGATCATCAAGAGCCTCTTCTTCAAAGGCATCATCGCCACGGTGACCCAGAGCCTGGATCTCTCCACGATTGAGGCGGTGTCCGAGGAATTCGGTGTGCCTGTGCTGCAGGATGACGCCGAGGAAGCCGCCGCCAAGACGGTGGAGATGATCGAGGCGAGCGACCTCGAGCACCTGATCCGGCGGCCCCCCGTGGTGACGGTGATGGGCCACGTGGACCACGGCAAAACCAGCCTGCTCGATGCGATCCGCAAGACCAGGGTGGCCGCTGGAGAGGCCGGGGGCATCACCCAGCACATCGGCGCCTACCAGGTGGAGATCGAGCACGAGGGGGAGCCGCGCAAGCTCACCTTCCTGGACACCCCAGGCCACGAGGCCTTCACGGCCATGCGGGCCCGGGGCACCAAGGTGACCGACGTGGCCGTGCTGGTGGTGGCCGCCGACGACGGCGTGCGACCCCAGACCCTGGAAGCGATCAGCCATGCCCGGGCCGCCAAGGTGCCGATCGTGGTGGCGATCAACAAGATCGACAAGGAAGGGGCTTCGCCGGAACGGGTGAAGCAGGAGCTCTCCGGTCTCGAGCTGGTGGCTGAAGACTGGGGCGGCAACGTGGTGATGGTGCCCGTGAGCGCCATCAAAGGCGAGAACGTGGACAAGCTGCTGGAGATGATCCTGCTGCAGTCCGAAGTGGAGGACCTTCAGGCCAACCCCGATCGCCGCGCCAAGGGCACCGTGATCGAGGCCCACCTGGACAAGGCCAAGGGTCCGGTGGCCACCCTGCTGGTACAGAACGGCACCCTCCGCCCCGGCAATGTGCTCGCCGCTGGCCCGATCCTGGGCAAGGTGCGGGCCATGGTGGATGACACCGGCAAGCGGGTCAAGGAAGCCGGCCCCTCCTATGCCGTGGAGGCGCTGGGCTTCAGCGAAGTGCCCACCGCGGGCGATGAGTTCGAGGTGTTCGCCGATGAGAAGTCGGCCCGGGCCGTGGTGGGCGATCGGGCCAATGAGGCCCGGGCGACGCGCCTGGCCCAGCAGATGGCCTCCAGGCGGGTGTCCCTGGCCTCGATGTCCGGCCAGGCCAGCGAAGGCGAGCTCAAGGAACTCAACCTGATCCTCAAGGCCGACGTGCAGGGCTCGGTGGAAGCGATTCTGGGCTCCCTCGAACAGCTGCCCCAGGGCGAGGTGCAGGTGCGGGTGCTGCTCTCGGCGCCAGGAGAGATCACGGAAACCGACGTGGATCTGGCCGCCGCCTCCGGCGCGGTGATCGTGGGCTTCAACACCTCGATGGCCCCCGGTGCCAAGCGCTCTGCCGACGCCACCGGCGTGGACGTGCGCGACTACGACGTGATCTACAAGCTCCTGGAGGACATCCAGCTGGCCATGGAGGGCCTGCTGGAGCCGGAGCTGGTGGAGGAAGCCCTCGGCGAAGCCGAGGTGCGGGCGGTGTTCACCATCGGCAAGAGCGCCGTGGCGGGCTGCTACGTGACCACGGGCAAGCTGCAACGCAACTGCAAGATCAGGGTGCGCCGTGGCCGCGAGGTGGCCTACGAGGGCGATCTCGACTCCCTGCGCCGCAACAAGGACGATGTGAAGGAGGTGGCCACCGGCTTCGAGTGCGGCATCGGCTGTGATCGTTTCACCGGCTGGCAGGAAGGGGATCGGGTGGAGGCGTACAAACTGGTCACCCAGCGACGCACGCTCAGCACCTGA
- a CDS encoding YlxR family protein — protein MSPSSAPPVVLRRCVACRVLADRRGLWRVVRLASGGLQLDQGMGRSAYLCPCRDCLEEARRRRRLQRSLRCQGADALLDVLRERLDATPQPAPGASSEAR, from the coding sequence GTGAGCCCCTCCTCAGCCCCGCCAGTGGTGCTGCGGCGCTGCGTGGCCTGCCGGGTCCTCGCCGATCGGCGTGGACTCTGGCGAGTGGTCCGCCTGGCCTCCGGGGGCCTGCAGCTGGATCAGGGGATGGGCCGCTCGGCCTATCTCTGCCCCTGCCGCGACTGCCTGGAGGAGGCCCGACGGCGGCGGCGTCTGCAGCGATCCCTGCGCTGCCAGGGGGCCGACGCTCTGCTCGATGTGCTGCGCGAGCGTCTGGATGCGACGCCTCAGCCAGCCCCCGGGGCCAGCTCTGAGGCAAGATGA